A single Roseinatronobacter monicus DNA region contains:
- the cbiM gene encoding cobalt transporter CbiM, with amino-acid sequence MHLPDGLVPVELALAGYAGSGVLAAVALSRIKRLPDPSAAIPRAAMLTTVFFAASLVAVPVPPASVHLMLAGLLGVMLGWFAVPAILVGLFLQAVLFGHGGLTTLGLNGLILGLPALLAFGIWRAAGRRWPDMAALCAGSGAVVAALAIFAGFVLLGLPVALDTSAERVALQLFVLAHVPLVLAEGVIVLVLLRVLRRTAPQMLAHA; translated from the coding sequence ATGCATCTGCCTGACGGGCTTGTGCCGGTTGAACTGGCGCTGGCGGGATATGCCGGATCGGGCGTTTTGGCCGCTGTCGCGCTGTCGCGTATCAAACGTCTGCCGGACCCGTCCGCCGCAATCCCGCGCGCGGCAATGCTGACCACGGTTTTCTTTGCCGCCTCGTTGGTGGCTGTCCCTGTGCCGCCCGCGTCGGTGCATCTGATGCTTGCGGGGTTGCTGGGGGTGATGCTGGGCTGGTTCGCGGTGCCAGCCATACTGGTGGGCCTGTTCCTACAGGCTGTGCTGTTTGGTCATGGCGGGCTGACGACATTGGGGTTGAACGGGCTGATTCTGGGCCTGCCTGCGCTGCTGGCCTTTGGTATATGGCGCGCAGCGGGGCGGCGCTGGCCGGATATGGCGGCGCTGTGCGCGGGCAGCGGGGCGGTGGTGGCAGCCCTTGCGATCTTTGCGGGGTTTGTGCTGTTGGGCTTGCCTGTGGCACTGGATACCAGTGCAGAGCGTGTGGCGTTGCAGCTCTTCGTGTTGGCGCATGTGCCGCTGGTTCTGGCCGAAGGCGTGATCGTGTTGGTGCTGTTGCGGGTGTTGCGCCGGACCGCGCCGCAAATGCTGGCCCATGCCTGA